The DNA region GGAACCAATATAGTATTTCAATAACTCCTGCTCGCTCATGTTTACTATGGCAAAAATACCTACGGGAGTGCTTCCGTTGTAAAATTCCTCAGCCAAAAAGCCCTTACTACGCAAGTATTCAACGTTCTTCTTAACATCGGCGATAGTAATGGCTTTAAACTGTGCAACTGCCTTCCGGCCCACCTCTGTAGTTATCAGTTTCAATACTAACGCCTGGCTAAAAGCATTTATTCCATTAGTGGCATACATCAACCGAACAGCGAGTTCGTCGTTAAACTCGGTGTTGTTGCAGTGAACAAAACCAATACGTTGCCCGCTTAGCCCTACGCTTTTCGAGAAACTTTCAATCACAATAACGTTTGAAAGTGGAAGCAACCGCTGATAGAAGGTGTCGGTGTTATCGAAGAAAATACGGCGATATGGGCTATCGAAGAATACAATAGTACCATTATCGTTCAACATTTTTATAACCTCAAACAATTTTTCATCATCGTATTTTTCGCCCAGTGGATTTCCCGGATCACCGATGACTACAGCACTGTTCTTCAACGAGGGGAGCATATCCGCTAAATCGTCGAAGCTGTTATACTCGCCCACTTGCTTCTGCCTGATAGTAGTTATATGAAAATACGCGCCCCAGTAGTAAACCGGAAGCATAATTTTCTCCACCTCTACCGTCTGAAAAACTAGGTCGAGAGCGCTCATTCCTCCGCCAGTAAGGAAAATTTTAGCAGCATCTGATTTGCCTCCAAAGAACTCATCGTTAATAG from Williamwhitmania taraxaci includes:
- a CDS encoding pyridoxal phosphate-dependent aminotransferase; protein product: MKINKSGAKLSAIVSIGEKLRQLSKDTGKQHLLLNRGVPSVVNIDLSEVVKLIEFNSAELQTYPPAQGRLDLRQAINDEFFGGKSDAAKIFLTGGGMSALDLVFQTVEVEKIMLPVYYWGAYFHITTIRQKQVGEYNSFDDLADMLPSLKNSAVVIGDPGNPLGEKYDDEKLFEVIKMLNDNGTIVFFDSPYRRIFFDNTDTFYQRLLPLSNVIVIESFSKSVGLSGQRIGFVHCNNTEFNDELAVRLMYATNGINAFSQALVLKLITTEVGRKAVAQFKAITIADVKKNVEYLRSKGFLAEEFYNGSTPVGIFAIVNMSEQELLKYYIGSVSLSFFTKSKKEYASKYARICISVPHAELVSYFDAIPAR